A stretch of Rhinopithecus roxellana isolate Shanxi Qingling chromosome 12, ASM756505v1, whole genome shotgun sequence DNA encodes these proteins:
- the LOC104679949 gene encoding SRA stem-loop-interacting RNA-binding protein, mitochondrial-like, producing MAASAARGAVALRKNIDRSVAFVRKIPWTAASSQLKEYFAQFGHVKKCIVPFDKETGFHRGLGWVQFSSEEELQNALQQEYHIIDGAKVQVQAKRPKVLQTSDDEEKDF from the coding sequence ATGGCGGCCTCAGCAGCGAGGGGTGCTGTGGCGCTGCGTAAAAATATCGATCGGTCGGTTGCTTTTGTGAGAAAAATTCCTTGGACTGCGGCGTCAAGTCAGCTGAAAGAATACTTTGCACAGTTTGGCCATGTAAAAAAGTGTATTGTACCTTTTGACAAGGAGACTGGCTTTCACAGAGGTTTGGGTTGGGTTCAGTTTTCTTCAGAAGAAGAACTTCAGAATGCACTACAACAGGAATATCATATTATAGATGGAGCAAAGGTCCAGGTTCAAGCTAAAAGGCCAAAAGTTCTGCAAACATCTGATGATGAAGAGAAAGATTTTTGA